The DNA sequence GTTATTATTTCATAAAATAGTTTGTGCATCATATTTGCTTGCTTAACAACAAagataaagtttaaaaagaaaaatttaagTCAAACAACTCAGAAACtgtaatattaaaacattttcacttctGTGTAGCCGTCTAAGAGGCCACTGAGCCCAGACAGGGGGCACCATGACGTGAAGCGCCAAAGAAGAGATGAGGAGGACTTAGGTGGACGgatgaaggaagaggaggaggatgaggaggagagactgGCAGAGGAAAAGCTCAAGCAGCTGCAGAAGTTGGCAGAGAAGTCCATGACACAGAGCACCCAGCCTTCATCTTCTTCATTGTCTTCAAAGGCCTGTGTAAAAAGTAGCTGGCAGCAGTTTGGCAACCTGATGCTTTATACTGCTGCTAGTGTCAAAGGCAGCGACAAGGTGGGAACTGTTTCAATAGAACATGATTTTGCAAATTActcttttcaaatgaaaatatcagGTTAAATTGAATTCAAATTAAGCCTCAATCAAAATCTGTTTAATTGCTTGAATAGTAAAAGCTGCAATTGTCAGTAGTTCATGTTTAAAAGCAGTACCTCTGACCCCAGGGTGAAGGTCTCAAGCTCCATCCTGTTTTCCCCAAATGTGGATCTGCAAGAATATATCAACAAGATCAgacatcatttttttaaattgcaaaatggaaaaaaaaattctcattgCAGCTTTTTAATTGCGatcatttgctgcttttctctgttcatAATATTGTGAACAGaagatctttgggttttggacttttggttggacaaaacaaggcatcaaaatacaaaaagtctTTTCTAAATCTATCTAAATCCAAGTATCCAAAATGTCTTTAGATACAaagcaattaattgataattcaAGAAAATAGTAGATTCATctataatgaaagtaattgttagttgcagccttcaTTTCTGCTTTTGGTGGGGGATCATCTCATGTCACAGGAAGTGAAAAATCAAAACCAATTGTCTGCTTAATGGCAGTGAGTCAGTGCTTCTCCTACAGTATAGAAAGCTTCTCTGACCAGTGTTAGATCAGTTTCCACTCTTATTAACatggtttattttcatataaatacaaaaatgctGTTTTGGGCTTTAATGACATCACACTCATTACATGATTTGAGGGTGAAGTTCAAAGTGTTTCAAACAATGATCTCTGCCATTTAGAGACATGAAAGTTGTCTTGTGTCTGGTGACATCATGCATCTAATGTTTAAATGTATGAACACTTCCTCTTCCCTTTGTCCTCTCCAGATTGCTGGCTTTGACATAGATGGCTGCATCATCACCACCAAGTCTGGCAAAGTCTTTCCAACTGCACCAGATGACTGGAAGTACGTCTGCACTCCTGAACGTccccttttaaaatgtttgtcatagttcagaaatgtgataaatgacTGGTCTTTCTCCTTTTCGGGTGGCTTGTAGATATTATATGCCATgtctaaatgtttttcttgtccTTGTGTCTGTTTAATTAACAGGATTCTGTACCCTGAGATTCAGCCCAGACTGGCCAGCTTGCTCAAGAAAGGATACAAGGTGGGGAGGAGTAAAACACAACACTTGCTAAAGATATTTAGTGAACTTTGCAAGCTTAAAGCATGTGAAATGTTGAATTTTAGATGTTGTGGTTGTGTTTGTCACTTGATTTCTTATTCTACCCTTGTTCTCTTCCTGTAGGTGGTGTTCTTCACCAACCAGATGGGGATCGCTAGAGGAAAACTGAGACCTGAAGTTTTCAAGTCTAAAGTGGAGGACGTCCTCACCACGCTGCAGCTACCTGTGCAGGTGGGTCACGTTGTAGGTTGACTTTAACATCTCACCTAATAATTGTACATGAAACTGATTTTTGTCTGTGTCTCAGGTGTTTGTAGCTGCTGGTCCTGGTATCTACAGGAAACCGGTGATGGGAATGTGGAATCACTTGTGTGAGAAGGTAACTGTCAGTAGAGATGCATGGACACTGAGGCTGAACAATGAATCGAAAGTTTATCGAAATAGCAACATGGCCTACCGCAATTTTCAAATCGCAGCAGGTGCAATATTTGTTAAAGGCtaaatgtgtgttaaaacaCTATTTTAGATTAAATATTGTCGTGCAGGCTGATGACCTGGCCTACACATCATATTCTAcatacttaaaaaaacatctttgtttggtacagatccctgcaaaaatcacaccataatcattttaatatgtttttcaatcaaaatgagaatatgatgtaaaaatgatcattccctctaatatcgcaaatcataaaataatcacaattagatattttttcaaaatcgTTCAGCCCTattggacacacatacacacacacacatttaaaagccACACCTCTTATGCAGTATTTGCACTGAGACAAAGCACAAATTACACTCATTGTTATCAATCATGGGAGCCGCCCTTTTATAATTTCTGACAACATTGTTTGTGGTCTTTCCATGTTTGAGAATAAACACTTTgcttctgtgtgtttcctgctcagGCCAATGATGGTGTTCCTGTTAACAAGACACAGAGTCTTTATGTCGGAGGTGAGTGAGCTTGGATATGAAGTGATGTGTCCTCAGTTATCTTCTCTGATATCACACAGAcgcttacatacatacacatgtgttcacctacattaaaaaaaacaactttttgttCAATACTTGTGCAGTCCTTTTTGCCTAAACCCAAAAACGAACCCAAACTTTAAACCTGATCAGTACATAACACCGAACCCCTGGCCCAGAGATGACCCGGATCAAATCTCCAAGACcaagaaaaataactttttttttttgcaaacctTAATATTTCTGTAAGAACATTTGATCCCCAGAAAGACAGAAGTACAAGAGCAGACACAAACATAGACATACAGCTGCTGACTTAACCTCTGTGCACAGATGCTGCAGGTAGGCCAGAGAACTGGGCTccagggaagaagaagaaggattTCTCCTGCAGTGACAGACTGGTAAGACCTACTCTagctttgttttattgtttttacctCCCAgtgcttctcctcctcctcctcctgcgtTGACTTGCTTGGTATGCTaatttgttattgtgttattatgtGTCATTCTAAATGTCATTAAGTAAGACTTAAACTTAAAGAACACAACTGATATCATCTGTCTGTAGTTTGCTCTGAACATCGGGTTGCAGTTCCACACTCCAGAGGAGTACTTCTTGGGCTGGAAGAGCGCCCCCTACAGCTTACCTGAATTTGACCCTGTAAGTAGAAATGCAACATATACTCGCTGTGTGCTGTAACCTCAAAAgcagtctgtttttttccccatagtGTATGAGAATTCATGTGTagattaggtgtgtgtctgtattttttgtaaatgtttttctttatctgaaTAACTAGAGGAAGCTTGACTCCTCCGCCAGACTGTACGACCCACCGTCTGCCTCCCTCACTTCCAGCAAGACAGAGGTCATTGTTGCTGTGGGTTTCCCTGCATGTAAGTGAAAGTGGACTGTGTATCACCTTTTTCCTTTCTGGTCTCCCCTCTCACCGACATCCTTCTGATCTTGTTTCCTTGTCCCTTTCCCTGCAGCGGGTAAATCCACTTTCTTCCACACCCATGTCATACCAAAGGGTTACGTGTACGTCAACAGGGTGAGTGGATTTTACAGGAACGGGTCTGTTCTGTAGGTGCACAGACCCAGAACATTTGGTTCTATATACAAGAAGATTTAAAGTGCTGAAAATAGGCAGTTAGTGGTTTATTTTGATTCCCTGCTTTTATATTTGATACAAATGTTTATAACAGTTTTAAGCATTGTATTATTGTAATTATGATGATAATCACCAACATGGTGAAGGTAATGATGAATGTTCTTTAAAGTCTTCCTTGACATGTTGTGACCAATGTGTaatgtttcctttctttgtcAGGACACGCTTGGTTCCTGGCAGAGCTGTGTGACTGCATGTGAGCGCGCTCTGAAGGAGGGCCGCAGCGTCGCCGTGGACAACACCAACCCAGACCCCGAGTCTCGCAAACGGTAACGTACAATCGTACCAGTATGTGCTGTGCgagtgtatttttgtatgtgtcCTTGCATGTTTCAGTATGCATATATACTCAGACTCCACCTCACCGGGTACACCTTTATGCAAACAGGCCTCAAAAAGCATCCAAAGACAGAGAGTCACGCTTAAATAAAGGATAATTCTATGCAGACAGATGAGTATATTTGCAGACAGGGTGGAGATGTTCAGTTATTCTGCTCACTAAGCTCTGATTTAAGTCACTGTGAACATTGTTTGATGGTTGACGCTGTTTGGAAATGATGTCAGGAATGATGCTGTAAGTGAAAACTATTTTCAGACAAAACACCTGCCAGCTAACAGAAAATAGTAACAGTTCAGTATATCAAACTGTTAAATGCGCTGAAGGGCTACAGCTGCAGAATATGATGCTCTATCACACGTCTGTCAGCTAAGAACAGAGACCTGATCCAATAGGACACCAAAACTGAAtcaatttttgctttttatagtGTGCTGATGAAAGGTTAGCACTacaattaacaataaaataaactacaaaaaagTTATGACAGACcacatgtttgtttctgtagTAACTGTATTTATTGCAGTTACTGGTTTTATTCTCTAAAACTTCCTCAGCAAAAAAGAGATGCTATAAAAGCAAAGATAACAGAAGAAGTCTATATACCTCATTTCATAGCAAAGAACATGACAACCTTTTTTTAGTGAGGAGAAATGTCAGTTTGTTAAAATGTCATAGTTcaaaaaaatatccaaagtGTTTCATTTACCTGAATAGCCAAAACACTTTTTACAAGAAAATAAGTAtgataacaaatatatttaagtGCTTAAgtccattttcacatttaatcatttaaccTTGTTGAAATCATCATAAATCTTCATCATGTTATTGCATGAGGGAATATTTTTTGGCCCAAACGTGGTTCAAACACAGCAGTTTACTACACAGAAACATCGTAGGTTGCCTTCATTGCCACAGTCTTAACTTTTTTCTAAAGAAATCCAACTAAATGTTAGTACTTCATAAAGTGGACACTGACTGTATGAGGCTGTTGCTGTATTTTGTGGTATGAATCCTTCGGCTCTTTTGCTGCTTGTACGTGCATATTTTTAGTCTATGTTGGTACAAGCagtgctttgtgtgtttttttttttccagatatgTGGATGTGGCCAAGGCAGCAGGAGTGTCCTGTCGCTGTTTCCACTTCTCAGCCTCTCTGGAACAGgccaaacacaacaacagagtATGACTCACCTTTCCACTCTCTCACACTTTcccctttcttttctttaatcctTGCTGGTGATgcagagtgatttttttttttaatgcaatattATTGTTCTCAGTTCCGTGAGATGGCTCCCTCAGACAGCAAACATCTCAAGGTCAATGACATGGTTTTCCACAGCTACAAGTAAGTGACACTGACCAAGAAAACGCTCATAGTgatcataaaatgtatttgtttcttttactaaAAATTCAAACTTTATGTAAAGCGCTTGAAGAAATTCAGCAAAATGCATGACACCAAAGTCttttaatattcaaatgtaatgcattttggaaacacaaacaggcttTTGTTTCATCTTTGTCACTTGATACCACTATAAATGGACTGACTGTGGACTGTGGACTTTAAAACACTGATAGATAAAAGCATAGCCTTAATAGTGACAGATGACTTTGACCACTCTAATCTATATCTCTCTCTGGACAGAAAACACTTTGTGGCTCCTGCTCTCTCCGAGGGATTCTCCGAGATTCTCCACATCCACTTTGTCCCTAACTTCAaagacagccaatcagaaacgcTGTTCCGACAGTTCTCTGAAGGCTGATTGGACTGCTGGCTGTCTAACACCTTTTGACTTcatggagacagaaaaaaaattacatattgcAACTATTGAAGAAGTGAGATCCAACCAACAAGCAAGACCTTCTGAAAGGGCAGAAAACTTGCATTAGTTAGTAGAGACTGGCATATTTTTCTTCTCCAGCTGAGGAATGTCTGATGCTtatatgcatactgtatgtctaacAGCCTCAGACCACAACCTGATGATGTCAACTAGAACTGCAACACTGAATCAATCCATCCATTTATTTCCATCATATCTGCGCTTCAGGAGCTGAGTATGCATGTTATATTTGCTGGGTATAGAAAGAATAGGGTGGACAAAAACAAGTAGAATAACTTTTAtatgttgtttattattttttaacaaaaaggcTAAAAGAATCATTGGTATTCCACTAGACAATAAAGCTTTAGAAAACACTTGATACTGTATTCTTGTCTATGATCAACTATGATGATTTACGTTTGGATAAAGAGGTaaactattttattatattctgcATGAGATATATATTTGTAATCCAAGCAAATCATCCCTGCAGACCAATTCTGGATCCTCTCAGTTGACCTCTGGCAGGAACTGGATCTCCTCACCCAGATGCTGTTTCAGCCATGGCAAGATCTCGAAGAGGTCGATGTGAAAGTCTCGAGCATCAGGAGGCGGCCTGTCACTGCTGTACGGTCCACGCTGCTGGGCACAAACGTTTGTGGTGCCCCAGCTCACTACTCCCACCTGGAGATAGAAACAGGAGAAATGTCAACGTgattgcagtgtgtgtgtgtgtgtgtgtgtgtgtgagagagagagatgagtcTTGATTTAAAGGAGCCATGTGACTCACCTGAAAGTAGCGCTTTCTTCTTTGCAGGAACAGAGATCCACCAGAGTCACCTGTATAAAAAGAGTCAACATGTAGCTGTCATGAGAATCCCATGTTGGTCAAACTGAGGTGATCATTGTACAGGAAATGCTGAGTCCAGACCTTTACAGGTGACGGGGTCCTGGTATCCCAAGCTGCCTCCAGAACACAGGAACCTGCGTGGAATGTACTCATCCAAAGTCACATCTGTGGGCTGTCTTAGTGTTTGCATTGCCTTCTCCACACAGCCGGGCCTCTGCAGACAGCAAATAAGATACAGTATAACACACATCACTGAGTAGTAAGCCTGAAAGCAGTCCAGTATGAAAGTCACATCACTCACCTGACTCTCAGTGTGAATATGTGTTTCTTTGCGCTTGGAGTTCTTATGGATAAAAAAGGCAGAAGTCTCCTTGTGTGGTAGAAGCTCCTTTCCTGTACACATGTGAATTTTACTCATAAGTCTTATTGGAGGGATTAATGTACCATCATGAATGCTTTCAAAAGACGTATATGCAGACTACTACAGTCTTGTATTCACATCAGTGTCTTGTGTGTTGATGAAAGTGGAAAGGTCAAAAGGTCACATACTATGCTGCTGACAGGTTGAGTTGATTTTCTTCATGGCTCGGCTGGCTGGTACGGTACATGGCAAGCAGATAGGTCTGTTttataacatacagtacatacgcACAATCAACAGTGGAACATTTAAGTTGGTTACATGGGCATCGCTGCACACTGCCCGCTTTTTCATGACAAAATCGGttgagtgttttttctttgggcTGTCTTACCTGGCCTCCCTGGAGAGAGGGATGCTCTTGTTCACCTGTACCAGAGCTACATCATAGTCATAGAACTCCGATACATTTCTGTGTTCGAGTGCGTTGATGTTGTACTTGGGGTGCAGGATCACCTTGTTGGAAAGCGCCCTCATTCTGTCACCTGCGAACCGAAAAAGGCGCttgttattttaacatcaaGTCAACAAGATGGTTCATAGAAAGAACTTTACTGACCTTTACTAATCTAGACTTGCTCTCTTCAATACAGCTAGCTGAATGTAGCAAGGACACTAACACTTTTAGAATTTATGGTTTGATTCCTAAAAGACTAACTTGCGCTAGAAATGTGCTCCTGTCGTACTTTAAGGTGATTTTGGCTTAAAACCACTACAGATTCCATCAACCTTCTTTTAACacttttccttttctccctttctctgtatttttctcttaCATGAATCTCCATCTCCAAAACATTTTCCTCGTACTGACACTGACCGTATTGTATTTCCACCTGTCCACTGACTTTCTCTGTGCCCACTCTGGCAAAGCAGTGAGCGGCCGTCAGCACCCAGTTCTGACTCACGATGGATCCAAAACATCCCAATGCAGGCTGCAAGAGAGAAAAGTGTTAATGGATGAAAATCCGCTTTAAGATATCAAAAAAATGGGGGGTGGGGTTGCAAACTCACTCTCACTGTTTTCACAGTGACGTGCCAGGGTTTGGTGTAGACTTTTCTTCCACCCTCCTCCTGATCCTTGGAGATGTCCTCCTGAGCTACCCCACACATTGTCACACTCTCGTCACCTGTATTATAAAACCGTTTTAATGGTTATACTTAAGTTACAAAAATATTGGTATTGCTGTTAATAGCAATCTCTCCTACTCACTGATGATGCTGTTGAACACGTCTCCCAGTACTTCATAGTCTTTTAGAATAAAGAGGTGGTCCTCACCACGTTTGTTTGAGGCTAAGGAGTTCAACTCATCTTTGTTCACTTTGCTCCCAATTCCAAacacatagacatctgaaaacACAACCAGATGTACATAAACCGACTGTATACATACACACCATGTCAACAcactaaaacaaaatgcacatgTGATTTACAATTGCTAGTAATTTTGGTGATGTAGGAACTGCTGCAAGTAAATGTCAAGTGTCATACATGGTGTATgagacattttaattcaatgtttggtttgattctcttttatcattttacccAGCAATGTCTCCTCTGTGTGATCAGGGGAGTTGTTGCTGTAGCCCAGCAGGTGCCGGATCTTGGCCAGAGCAATCTGAGGTTTGGTGCCTGTGTTGGAGTAACCTGCaggcagaaagagaaggagaaaatgaatgtCTATTCTCAAAAGATACAGCTTATCTAATGTTGGCTTTTCTAATATATAGGGGTTGTAAAAAGTTTTGAGAAGGAAAATGAGCAGGAAATGATGAGTTTGTGAGACTCTCCCTGCATCTTTACCATCTGTttgtatgatgatgatgttctgAGTCTCATTAAAATGGTTCCTCTTGCTGTTCTGTTTAAAGAAGGCGATCACCTCACTGACGCTGTGCAAGGCTGCGTGAAGGTTGGTGCCGGTCTTACTCCCGTGGCCTGCAAATGAACAAATGCAAAAGCAATATTTCTACTGAACACATTTGGGCATCATGGTTGTAGTGTATGGCACAGAGATTGCTTGAGCAGATCACACTGCAGGAGATAAAAGGTTATGGTCATTAAATGgattcatacagtatatgaataaaGGAAAACAAGCAGAATCCTACTATGGTAGTCAAAGTTCTCCAGATTCCATATGACGTTCTCTGCGTCACCACTTATTTCGGAGTGTCTGATGTCTACAATGGCCTTTGCCTCGCTGGCAAATGACAGTACATGGAACTTCATCTGTACCTCATAACTGTCCAACtagaaggaaaacaaagaacacatgTAGGTTTCACCCCCACTGAGGACGAGTGGCAGACAAGCCGCTTTACAGATGTGCTTAAATGATTTCTGTATCTCTGTCTTCCACCCACATCTGCTATTGAACTGAATCGCTTAGTACAGACCTTCCTGATAAGAGCGATGGTGGCATTCCTGGATTTTTCAAAGTCCTGCTTTTCAATGCTGCCTGATGTGTCCATTAAGATGTAGATATTCATACGACTGCCTTCAGCTACACGGAAGGTTCGACCAAAGGTCACTGGATGAGGAAAAGGGAAAAATTATAATGACAAACAtgctctcctcatcctcacGCCTTTACTTGACTTACGCTAGTTGCTTTTCTTCTATTCCTCTTGTTTTGAGCATCTGTATAGCAAGTTTGTTTGTACTGCAACACTGTTGAAATATCAATTTGTTCAAATCCTGAAAATAACTTATACCCACCTTTCTTTTTGGAATCTGATGTGAGGACATCCATGACTCCTGCAAGTGATCCCCCTATGGCTTCTGCCACAGCGCTGGGGGAGTCAAAGGTATTCGGGCCTGTAATAAAGCATAAATATAATCATGCATGGGAGTTGTATCCTAATATAATAGTTCATTGTGTACTGTTTTGGGGCTGCTTCAATCACGAGAATTGCTGTAGTTGCACAGTTGTTGATAATATCAGTATAGGTAAATCAAGGATTAGTTGTGCGTATCAGATTCGTTGGCTTTTTTTGGTCTTAAAAATTAATGTTCTGTTgtttaaatggaaaaacaccCGAAACTAATTTCTTTAATTCTAACTGTCACACAGCACCTTGGCAACGTGGCGTTGAGCCGCTCCACTCCCTACTCTCCAGGCAAACCCTTTTAGCCGATCCCAGCAGATCCAGACCAGCTTGACACCTGTAGATCACCTTCTCTCCCGTCCGAAACCGGCCTTCTGACATCTGGGCCCCCGGTGGGACCCCTGGGTTCTTACAGTCGTCAGCTGCATTTAAAGACAGGGCAACAAGggacaaaatcatttttgagGCTATAACCATTAAAAAAGGatatttgtgcttttgtttATATAGAAATGTTCAGAATAGAACTTTTAAGACATCAAAAACCCACTGTGAGCACATTGTAGCTACATTATGTCCTAAAATCTGACTTATCTGTCACTCATTTAAGTTGATATTCTGTCAGTTGTTCTCTATTGCACTAATGTAAGAAGGAAAAATATAACTATTCATTGTACATAATTTAATCATACACAAGATTTATATTACATGACGAATTTGGTTTTATGCTTGTGCCCTTCCTCACCCTGGTTGTCGCAGATAGGAGTGGTTCCTGTCCACTGCCCAGAGAGGGTGCAGTTCCTCTGGGCTGACCCAGACAGGGTGAACCCTTCCTGGCAGGAGAAGCTCTGCATCGTCCCAACACGAAACCACTGATCCCTGGGCCAGAAGTCCCCATTATCCAGCTGGAGCTGAGCCGGACACAAGATGTCTGAGAGAGGGAGTTTGAGATGGAAAGAGGAcggaggatgaggagaagagGATTGATTATAG is a window from the Thunnus thynnus chromosome 7, fThuThy2.1, whole genome shotgun sequence genome containing:
- the pnkp gene encoding bifunctional polynucleotide phosphatase/kinase isoform X2, with the protein product MKVVACFADKDAVVTQLGPNPSFLDGEKLGRGQSGKLAHGGTLYLVNQNHPLKLHYSLSSNGTASSPAQRGLKATDKTKGRRNGKEKEGQWSPTPKRSIKDFFSASPKKPSKRPLSPDRGHHDVKRQRRDEEDLGGRMKEEEEDEEERLAEEKLKQLQKLAEKSMTQSTQPSSSSLSSKACVKSSWQQFGNLMLYTAASVKGSDKIAGFDIDGCIITTKSGKVFPTAPDDWKILYPEIQPRLASLLKKGYKVVFFTNQMGIARGKLRPEVFKSKVEDVLTTLQLPVQVFVAAGPGIYRKPVMGMWNHLCEKANDGVPVNKTQSLYVGDAAGRPENWAPGKKKKDFSCSDRLFALNIGLQFHTPEEYFLGWKSAPYSLPEFDPRKLDSSARLYDPPSASLTSSKTEVIVAVGFPASGKSTFFHTHVIPKGYVYVNRDTLGSWQSCVTACERALKEGRSVAVDNTNPDPESRKRYVDVAKAAGVSCRCFHFSASLEQAKHNNRFREMAPSDSKHLKVNDMVFHSYKKHFVAPALSEGFSEILHIHFVPNFKDSQSETLFRQFSEG
- the pnkp gene encoding bifunctional polynucleotide phosphatase/kinase isoform X1; protein product: MAESNSLAAHTSCALVGASVRVPLQDGRAVILGRGPDTGVADKKCSRHQVKVVACFADKDAVVTQLGPNPSFLDGEKLGRGQSGKLAHGGTLYLVNQNHPLKLHYSLSSNGTASSPAQRGLKATDKTKGRRNGKEKEGQWSPTPKRSIKDFFSASPKKPSKRPLSPDRGHHDVKRQRRDEEDLGGRMKEEEEDEEERLAEEKLKQLQKLAEKSMTQSTQPSSSSLSSKACVKSSWQQFGNLMLYTAASVKGSDKIAGFDIDGCIITTKSGKVFPTAPDDWKILYPEIQPRLASLLKKGYKVVFFTNQMGIARGKLRPEVFKSKVEDVLTTLQLPVQVFVAAGPGIYRKPVMGMWNHLCEKANDGVPVNKTQSLYVGDAAGRPENWAPGKKKKDFSCSDRLFALNIGLQFHTPEEYFLGWKSAPYSLPEFDPRKLDSSARLYDPPSASLTSSKTEVIVAVGFPASGKSTFFHTHVIPKGYVYVNRDTLGSWQSCVTACERALKEGRSVAVDNTNPDPESRKRYVDVAKAAGVSCRCFHFSASLEQAKHNNRFREMAPSDSKHLKVNDMVFHSYKKHFVAPALSEGFSEILHIHFVPNFKDSQSETLFRQFSEG
- the si:ch1073-280e3.1 gene encoding complement factor B, with the protein product MYVKSTPWILLFISFQKVLLQEEEYYDYSYIDTPLNCSTTESIKGGHVTYSQGGLEGSVLTYHCGPGQYPFPVSYRLCGANGEWSPMRLATGRLVSQASCKNILCPAQLQLDNGDFWPRDQWFRVGTMQSFSCQEGFTLSGSAQRNCTLSGQWTGTTPICDNQADDCKNPGVPPGAQMSEGRFRTGEKVIYRCQAGLDLLGSAKRVCLESREWSGSTPRCQGPNTFDSPSAVAEAIGGSLAGVMDVLTSDSKKKVTFGRTFRVAEGSRMNIYILMDTSGSIEKQDFEKSRNATIALIRKLDSYEVQMKFHVLSFASEAKAIVDIRHSEISGDAENVIWNLENFDYHSHGSKTGTNLHAALHSVSEVIAFFKQNSKRNHFNETQNIIIIQTDGYSNTGTKPQIALAKIRHLLGYSNNSPDHTEETLLDVYVFGIGSKVNKDELNSLASNKRGEDHLFILKDYEVLGDVFNSIISDESVTMCGVAQEDISKDQEEGGRKVYTKPWHVTVKTVRPALGCFGSIVSQNWVLTAAHCFARVGTEKVSGQVEIQYGDRMRALSNKVILHPKYNINALEHRNVSEFYDYDVALVQVNKSIPLSREARPICLPCTVPASRAMKKINSTCQQHRKELLPHKETSAFFIHKNSKRKETHIHTESQRPGCVEKAMQTLRQPTDVTLDEYIPRRFLCSGGSLGYQDPVTCKGDSGGSLFLQRRKRYFQVGVVSWGTTNVCAQQRGPYSSDRPPPDARDFHIDLFEILPWLKQHLGEEIQFLPEVN